In Methanococcus maripaludis, a single window of DNA contains:
- a CDS encoding TIGR00296 family protein encodes MKLNLEEGTLIIKYARNMLEQYLKGEEPDIQKYPDKFNNVLGIFVSLHTHPEHDLRGCIGIPEPIMSLIDAIKETSISAAVHDPRFQPLKHAELKNTIIEVSVLTTPEDVEVQDPMEYLEKLKVGRDGLIIEFGPYRGLLLPQVATEYNWDTKQFLSNLCLKAGLPVTAWIDYDVKIKSFQAQVFEELIPGGPVVEKSTYTGC; translated from the coding sequence TTGAAATTAAATCTTGAAGAGGGGACTTTAATAATTAAATATGCTCGAAATATGCTCGAACAATATTTAAAAGGTGAAGAGCCGGATATTCAAAAGTATCCCGATAAATTTAACAATGTTTTAGGAATTTTTGTATCACTACATACGCATCCAGAACATGATTTAAGGGGATGCATTGGAATTCCTGAGCCTATAATGTCACTTATAGATGCAATAAAGGAAACATCGATAAGTGCTGCAGTCCATGACCCAAGATTTCAACCTTTGAAGCATGCAGAACTTAAAAACACGATAATTGAAGTTAGCGTTTTAACGACTCCTGAAGACGTTGAAGTTCAAGATCCAATGGAATATTTGGAAAAACTAAAGGTTGGAAGAGATGGGCTTATTATTGAATTTGGACCTTACCGGGGGCTACTACTTCCGCAGGTGGCTACAGAATATAACTGGGATACAAAACAGTTTTTATCGAACCTCTGTTTAAAAGCAGGACTTCCTGTAACGGCATGGATTGATTACGACGTTAAAATAAAGTCTTTTCAGGCACAAGTGTTCGAAGAGCTTATACCTGGTGGTCCAGTTGTTGAAAAATCAACATATACCGGATGTTAA